One window from the genome of Anopheles merus strain MAF chromosome 3R, AmerM5.1, whole genome shotgun sequence encodes:
- the LOC121596013 gene encoding CD109 antigen-like, with product MFSKGGGMRFGGEVKRTVPDPKDHKDGHYSVIGARILRPNSVYRCVVSTFDTKSAIVFRISIAAKDKPIATEEITLNSNESHLISFTIDCIPEEEYELVAEGLSGLEFKTKSRLDFDNKFCSVLIQTDKSVYKPGDTVRYRVLVLDRSMKPLPAGDSGMMVYIRDGKGNRIKQWSNASLGECGVFQAELTLSTEPVLGEWTINVEVVGLKESKTFDVDEYVLPTYEVTVESPGYTFLDDELLKVVVNSKYTYGKPVAGELTVSVKLASSMCFRREPTEASICQKVLPIDGKTVVEINLKEILSSKTYIRELTIEAEVCETLTGRTQKGSTTVQLHDERYQVRMIEESSYFPGLPYNAWIQVTNLDGSPVQDGAKEVEIVLRNYNIDLHKQSSTLDEKGMAQLNVKLDELDFDYVSVEVKYLGKDYYVQGITKPRDYEEALMRVRLSEKEPMPGKDLTFDVACTKPLQCVSYSLLARGELLAGGAVKGSEASTTISITIPSTFAMVPRAKLLVHYISSAGYIVSSYDTVEFKRVFENQIQLTLSKDELKPAETLDIDIRTVKDSFVGLLAVDQSVLLLKSGNDLSRDEVVQQLEMYESALNCHEFYDKNSTSDCKHAGAVLLSNRFIPEDIWPQGRFFACSANNMAFGAAPMMEACVMKGAIMDSDMATAPVNEPTVRSKFPETWIWESISNCKEMESIRKIVPDTITSWIITGFSLSKSHGLGLVDNPSKVNVFMPFFLSIDLPYSVKLGETIRIPVVVFNYMDEDQLADVIFYNNDDEFEFVSDIKDQKEKHRQEQITIPRGTGKTLTFVLKPTKVGHVTLKITAKCALAGDGIERQLLVEPEGLPQYINKALLVDLRSVKEIKQPFEVEIPVDAVPDSTKVEVSVIGDVLGSSIENLDSLIRMPFGCGEQNMLNFVPCIVVLDYLKACKRLTVEIESKAKRCMEVGYQRELTYKHQDGSFSAFGESDKNGSTWLTAFVAKSFQQAAKHMTIEEDVIDSALGWLSKVQTADGAFPEVGTICHKDMQGGAGSGIALTAYTVIAFLENPKLGEKYKASVDKALTYVKEHISELDDVYAHALAAYALQIADHPLKNEVYASLLSKSNKQGDIQWWSKEMPEKNGADCCWWYRPCSVNVEMSAYGLLATLEASSAGLEGLPIMKWLVSQRNDKGGFESTQDTVVGLQALSKMAAQLSSSEADMSLKVIIPGEQEKCLQVNGGNILVLQKHELAANTRKLEMIATGTGCALFQLSYKYNIKDVDNSPRFTLRPEAKQGSIKSCIDLSITTSFIPKEDQSVSNMAVMEVDMPSGFIVESDTLKQLKQHEMVKKVETKRSDTTVVLYFDNIGEEAVHLQMSAFQKHEVENAKPANVIIYDYYDNTRCARSFYEIAV from the exons ATGTTTTCCAAGGGCGGTGGAATGCGTTTCGGTGGTGAAGTGAAGCGTACAGTGCCTGATCCGAAAGATCACAAAGATGG CCATTACTCAGTCATTGGGGCTAGAATTCTACGCCCAAACTCCGTGTACCGGTGTGTGGTGTCAACTTTCGACACAAAGTCAGCGATTGTGTTTCGCATCTCGATCGCTGCGAAAGACAAACCAATTGCAACGGAAGAGATCACGCTGAACAGCAATGAGTCACACTTGATTAGCTTCACG ATTGACTGTATTCCAGAGGAAGAGTATGAGCTGGTTGCGGAAGGTCTTTCCGGTTTGGAGTTTAAAACAAAGAGCCGTTTGGACTTTGATAACAAATTCTGCTCGGTGTTGATTCAGACTGATAAGTCGGTGTACAAACCGGGCGATACGGTTCGATACCGGGTGTTGGTGCTGGACCGGAGCATGAAGCCGCTACCGGCGGGAGACAGCGGGATGATGGTTTACATACGCGACGGTAAGGGCAACCGGATCAAGCAGTGGAGCAACGCGTCGCTCGGTGAGTGCGGAGTGTTCCAAGCGGAACTCACACTTTCGACCGAGCCGGTGCTGGGCGAGTGGACCATCAATGTGGAGGTGGTTGGATTG AAAGAGTCCAAAACGTTCGATGTGGATGAGTACGTACTTCCCACGTACGAGGTGACGGTGGAATCCCCAGGCTATACGTTCCTTGACGATGAGCTGCTAAAggtagtcgtcaactcgaagtACACCTACGGAAAGCCGGTTGCTGGAGAATTGACCGTTTCCGTAAAGCTCGCCTCCTCAATGTGCTTCAGACGTGAGCCAACCGAAGCCAGTATCTGCCAGAAGGTTCTTCCGATCGATGGCAAGACGGTAGTCGAAATCAACCTGAAAGAGATCCTTTCAAGCAAAACCTACATTCGGGAGCTTACGATCGAGGCGGAGGTTTGCGAAACACTGACCGGGCGCACTCAAAAAGGCTCCACCACGGTACAATTGCACGATGAACGCTATCAAGTGCGTATGATTGAAGAGTCGAGCTATTTCCCGGGACTACCGTACAATGCCTGGATACAGGTGACGAACCTGGACGGTAGTCCAGTGCAGGACGGGGCAAAGGAGGTTGAGATAGTGTTGAGGAACTATAACATCGATTTGCATAAACAGTCCTCTACGCTCGATGAGAAAGGAATGGCACAGCTGAACGTAAAGCTGGACGAGCTGGACTTTGATTATGTCAGCGTGGAGGTGAAGTACCTTGGGAAGGATTATTACGTGCAAGGCATCACGAAACCTCGAGATTACGAGGAAGCATTGATGAGAGTGCGGCTTTCGGAGAAAGA ACCGATGCCAGGAAAGGATCTAACCTTTGATGTCGCATGCACAAAACCGCTACAATGTGTGTCCTATTCTTTGCTGGCACGGGGAGAGCTGCTGGCAGGTGGAGCAGTAAAGGGCAGCGAGGCGAGCACAACAATCAGTATTACTATACCTTCTACATTTGCCATGGTGCCTCGGGCAAAGCTGCTGGTACATTACATTTCCAGCGCAGGCTATATCGTGAGCAGCTATGACACCGTTGAGTTTAAGCGTGTGTTTGAAAATCAG ATTCAACTGACTCTTTCAAAGGATGAGTTGAAACCGGCAGAAACGCTCGACATCGATATACGGACGGTGAAAGACTCTTTCGTTGGTCTGCTTGCGGTCGATCAGAGCGTGCTGCTGCTAAAGTCTGGTAACGACCTCAGCCGCGATGAGGTGGTGCAGCAGTTGGAAATGTACGAGTCAGCACTGAATTGTCACGAGTTTTATGATAAGAATAGTACGTCCGACTGCAAG CACGCTGGAGCTGTACTTCTTTCCAATAGGTTTATTCCGGAAG ACATATGGCCACAAGGTCGATTTTTTGCATGCAGCGCGAATAACATGGCATTTGGTGCTGCTCCAATGATGGAAGCATGTGTGATGAAAGGGGCGATAATGGATAGTGATATGGCTACCGCGCCTGTCAATGAACCCACTGTTCGCTCCAAGTTTCCCGAAACGTGGATATGGGAGAGCATTTCTAATTG CAAAGAAATGGAGAGCATTAGAAAAATCGTCCCAGACACGATAACGTCCTGGATTATTACTGGATTTTCACTGAGCAAGAGCCACGGTCTGGGGCTGGTGGACAACCCATCAAAAGTGAACGTATTTATGCCCTTTTTCCTATCGATCGATCTGCCGTACTCGGTAAAGCTGGGAGAAACTATCCGTATACCAGTGGTAGTATTCAATTACATGGATGAAGATCAACTGGCGGATGTGATCTTCTATAATAACGATGATGAATTTGAGTTTGTTTCGGATATTAAGGATCAAAAAG AAAAACATCGCCAAGAACAAATAACAATACCACGCGGTACAGGCAAAACGCTCACTTTCGTACTAAAACCAACCAAGGTGGGACATGTCACGCTGAAGATTACTGCCAAGTGTGCCCTGGCCGGGGATGGCATCGAGCGCCAACTGCTCGTTGAACCGGAAGGTCTACCGCAGTACATCAACAAGGCGCTTCTCGTCGATTTACGCTCAGTGAAAGAGATCAAACAACCGTTTGAAGTGGAAATCCCAGTGGATGCCGTTCCCGACTCGACCAAGGTAGAAGTGTCCGTAATTGGCGATGTGCTGGGATCATCGATCGAGAATCTTGACTCGCTGATACGTATGCCGTTCGGGTGCGGTGAGCAGAATATGCTCAACTTTGTCCCGTGTATCGTAGTGTTGGATTACCTGAAAGCTTGCAAGCGTCTGACGGTGGAAATTGAGAGCAAAGCGAAGCGGTGCATGGAGGTAGGCTATCAGCGAGAGCTGACCTACAAGCACCAGGACGGTTCGTTCAGTGCGTTCGGCGAGAGTGATAAGAATGGCAGCACCTGGCTGACAGCGTTTGTGGCGAAATCGTTCCAACAGGCAGCGAAGCATATGACCATTGAGGAGGATGTGATTGATAGTGCGCTCGGGTGGCTCAGTAAGGTTCAGACAGCCGATGGAGCTTTCCCGGAAGTTGGAACGATTTGCCACAAGGATATGCAAGGAGGTGCAGGGTCAGGGATCGCTTTGACCGCCTACACCGTTATTGCCTTCTTGGAGAACCCAAAGCTGGGCGAGAAGTACAAAGCGTCGGTTGATAAGGCTCTAACGTACGTGAAGGAACACATCAGCGAGCTAGACGATGTGTATGCACACGCCTTAGCTGCATACGCACTGCAAATTGCCGATCATCCACTTAAAAACGAAGTATACGCCAGTCTGCTATCAAAATCCAATAAGCAAGGCGACATCCAATGGTGGAGCAAAGAGATGCCAGAGAAGAACGGTGCCgattgttgttggtggtaCCGACCTTGTTCGGTCAACGTAGAGATGAGTGCATACGGGCTATTGGCAACACTGGAAGCATCTAGTGCTGGACTGGAAGGTTTACCGATCATGAAGTGGTTGGTTTCCCAGCGCAACGATAAGGGTGGGTTCGAGTCAACGCAGGACACGGTCGTTGGCTTGCAGGCTCTTTCGAAGATGGCTGCTCAACTCTCCTCCTCCGAGGCGGACATGTCCCTCAAGGTGATCATTCCGGGCGAACAGGAGAAGTGTCTACAGGTTAATGGGGGGAATATTTTGGTGCTGCAAAAGCATGAGCTTGCTGCAAACACGCGAAAGCTTGAGATGATCGCTACCGGTACGGGTTGTGCACTGTTCCAGCTGTCGTACAAGTATAACATAAAGGATGTGGATAACAGTCCTCGTTTTACGCTTCGGCCCGAAGCGAAACAAGGATCGATCAAGAGCTGCATCGATCTGTCCATTACTACGAGCTTTATTCCGAAGGAGGATCAATCCGTTTCTAACATGGCCGTTATGGAGGTGGACATGCCGAGCGGGTTCATCGTTGAGAGTGACACGCTGAAGCAGCTCAAGCAACATGAGATGGTTAAG AAAGTGGAAACAAAACGCAGTGACACAACAGTGGTACTGTACTTTGACAACATTGGAGAGGAAGCTGTGCATCTTCAAATGTCCGCATTCCAGAAACATGAGGTGGAGAACGCTAAACCGGCAAATGTGATCATATACGATTACTACGACAATA CTCGCTGTGCCCGATCGTTCTACGAGATCGCTGTTTAA
- the LOC121596014 gene encoding CD109 antigen-like yields MASNAVFAMLLLVVLVVWGIPRDCAGQRYAMLAPRTVRPHTVYELMVSNLGSGTEHFMYEIVNANDTVVGATFVEVKPNELRKVEVSLNSLKEGHYRLKVWEKQKQTLLNTTALERIDRSYLVLFQTDKPAYKPGDRVQFRVLFLLPDTKPVGQSVRPTIFIADPDRVRMKQWNGVSLSSGVFEGSFQLAEYTSFGRWTITVSVNEQIYKDTFSVEEYTLPLYRVQVQSIPKPYFQCDDPKMSLKLSASFVHGGSVRGNATVVVRANYNNYPSQTKEVARKELSINGTAIVDFPTDVVAKSCDEERNVWFDVIVTESSTGISYNTTCSYTVHNAGGVTMEVLDGNEAFYPGLAMRLMVKLATIDEKPLVNQPVTVRYKVLDEDRNDIDEVAPSILSLQTNANGVFRVAINTSMSTAEVIVEGVYRNHIFPLVFAYPMYEERSLEYLAITTRQAYCIVRRNITVDVHSNVRIDRIYYVGYCHGKVCVGGVHKSTTRVNTHHLTLTSSPQMAPQMKLLAFAVKDDGKILSSSIIIRFMSSSSSALNVTEHLMEPNSDRYSFNILAEKDAFVGLLGVDERIKQRTSTNNDITQQKWEKMLQSLEGTSGKWSSYDSFGSVGVTLLTDGYLPQVGFIPHSFGELARTTSTLDEDDSVREDFPETWLWESIRATNGQTSIERSLPDTITTWVVSGFSVGPANGLQILKKPLQIKSQKRIFVQLHMPPSIKRFEEVSVHCLVHNYGKAINVSLEVRPTMQVTPLYLAQGATENVRVSVSSSSVGVLTLEVFLRDSKGKVLDSVRQSIPVRPEGLIRTVEDVRVLDFPQQSKLTFNLALPAVEQNRDVNYREVTLSVIGTFLNLNMFDLEHMVRSSHGNGEETLLFLQTTMAVYDYLKRANLLSPDTKQKLFSYMDVGYQQLSRYRLDDGSFSMFGNLHECGGVWFTASTVQALGKLIMYEAIPVEIDFLNDGLNWLMLQSGEDGSFNESCPIAHPHIQRTGGKELSLASSVMFAFVGKELSREYKQFINKTISLLLVAPINDVYLLAKTTYLLTLINHPDSARMLAKLNSLAIVDGKYRYWSVSGGDPRSSPEKRDQEATAYALLTNIKRNAINHEEMIRIAQWLQKHTFAGDRSVASLERIVALEALGALAHKIPTTMPNMYIEAGGHKFEIDATNRELLQTVQLPQGTTGVRVSARGTGLVLMKLSVRYSLASKNATRTEPSNASNSEKIGVNIKKRQVENHKLALYLCVSLLKPLLFYEPELWKVEVDLPTGYEIEGQEENYHNSTESAIVLENKSHLELVWNVRQVSQVCYPIVAIARWSFVDIVTGLLYLTSFDTKDTVAVYAF; encoded by the exons ATGGCTTCGAATGCGGTTTTTGCGATGCTGCTTCTCGTCGTCTTAGTCGTGTGGGGGATTCCCCGAGATTGTGCCGGTCAAAG gTACGCAATGCTTGCCCCTCGTACGGTGCGGCCTCACACTGTCTATGAACTGATGGTGAGCAATTTAGGATCCGGAACGGAGCATTTTATGTACGAAATTGTCAACGCAAATGATACGGTTGTTGGAGCAACATTTGTGGAGGTGAAACCGAATGAGCTGCGGAAGGTTGAAGTGTCT CTTAATAGCTTGAAGGAGGGGCATTACCGGCTCAAGGTTtgggaaaagcaaaagcaaacctTACTAAACACAACCGCACTGGAACGCATCGACCGGAGCTATTTGGTGCTGTTTCAGACTGATAAGCCTGCATACAAACCGGGCGATAGGGTGCAGTTTCGCGTGCTGTTCCTGCTTCCGGATACCAAACCGGTGGGGCAAAGCGTTAGGCCAACGATCTTCATCGCCGATCCAGACCGGGTTCGCATGAAACAGTGGAACGGTGTGTCGCTTTCGAGCGGCGTTTTCGAGGGAAGCTTTCAGCTGGCTGAGTACACATCGTTTGGCCGGTGGACAATCACTGTCTCTGTGAATGAGCAGATTTACAAAGATACGTTCAGTGTAGAGGAGTACACACTGCCACTGTACAGGGTGCAGGTGCAAAGCATACCGAAGCCATACTTTCAATGTGACGATCCTAAAATGTCCCTCAAGTTGAGCGCCTCTTTCGTGCACGGAGGATCAGTGCGAGGCAATGCGACGGTTGTCGTACGGGCCAACTACAACAACTATCCGTCCCAGACGAAGGAAGTGGCACGCAAAGAACTCTCCATCAACGGAACAGCTATTGTGGACTTTCCGACGGACGTCGTTGCCAAATCCTGTGACGAAGAGCGTAACGTTTGGTTCGATGTGATCGTCACCGAGAGTTCGACGGGCATTAGCTACAATACGACCTGCTCCTACACGGTACACAATGCTGGAGGTGTCACGATGGAGGTGCTCGATGGGAACGAAGCATTCTATCCGGGGCTGGCGATGCGATTGATGGTGAAGCTTGCAACGATTGATGAGAAACCGCTTGTGAATCAACCTGTTACAGTTCGCTACAAAGTGCTCGACGAAGATCGGAATGACATTGACGAAGTGGCGCCAAGTATATTGTCGCTACAGACTAACGCCAACGGGGTCTTCAGGGTTGCAATCAATACGAGTATGAGCACGGCGGAAGTTATTGTGGAGGGTGTGTACAGGAATCATATTTTCCCTCTCGTCTTCGCGTATCCTATGTACGAGGAAAGGAGTCTTGAATATCTTGCGATTACTACACGCCAGGCATA CTGTATCGTCCGTCGAAACATCACGGTGGATGTACATTCAAACGTTAGGATTGATCGAATTTACTACGTTGGCTATTGCCATGGTAAAGTATGTGTCGGTGGTGTTCATAAATCGACCACTCGGGTCAATACTCATCATCTGACGCTAACATCAAGCCCGCAGATGGCACCACAGATGAAGTTGTTAGCGTTTGCCGTCAAGGATGATGGAAAGATATTAAGTTCTTCAATCATTATACGATTTATGTCCTCCAGCAGCAGTGCG CTTAACGTTACAGAACATTTGATGGAACCAAACTCGGATAGGTACTCCTTCAATATACTCGCGGAAAAAGACgcctttgttggtttgttgggCGTTGATGAGCGTATAAAGCAAAGAACGAGCACAAACAATGATATAACTCAACAAAAGTGGGAAAAAATGTTGCAATCACTAGAAGGGACATCGGGTAAATGGTCATCGTATGATAGTTTTGGG AGTGTTGGAGTTACGCTGCTGACGGATGGTTATCTTCCGCAAG TTGGATTCATTCCACATTCTTTTGGTGAGCTGGCACGAACTACTTCAACCTTGGACGAGGATGACAGCGTGAGGGAAGACTTTCCGGAAACGTGGCTGTGGGAATCAATAAGAGCAACGAA TGGCCAAACTTCCATCGAAAGATCACTTCCCGACACCATAACGACCTGGGTGGTGAGCGGTTTTTCCGTTGGTCCCGCTAATGGATTGCAGATCTTGAAGAAGCCGCTTCAAATCAAATCTCAAAAGCGAATCTTCGTACAGCTTCACATGCCACCGTCGATCAAACGGTTCGAAGAGGTCAGCGTTCACTGTCTCGTTCACAATTATGGTAAAGCGATCAACGTGTCGTTGGAGGTGCGTCCTACGATGCAAGTAACGCCTCTTTACCTTGCACAAGGAGCAACGGAAAATGTACGAGTTAGTGTCAGTTCAAGCAGTGTGGGTGTACTCACGTTAGAGGTGTTTCTTCGCGATTCGAAGGGAAAAGTGCTAGATTCTGTGCGACAATCGATTCCAGTTCGTCCTGAAGGTTTGATACGTACGGTGGAAGATGTCCGGGTGCTAGACTTTCCTCAACAGAGCAAGTTAACGTTCAATCTAGCGCTACCTGCCGTTGAACAGAATCGTGATGTAAATTACAGAGAGGTTACTCTTTCGGTCATTG GAACGTTCCTTAATCTGAACATGTTTGATTTGGAGCACATGGTTCGATCGTCACATGGCAACGGGGAAGAGACCTTACTCTTCCTCCAGACAACGATGGCTGTTTACGATTACTTGAAAAGGGCAAACCTTTTATCACCCGATACGAAGCAAAAGCTTTTTTCGTACATGGATGTTGGCTACCAACAGCTTTCTAGATATCGGTTGGATGATGGATCATTTAGTATGTTTGGAAATTTGCACGAGTGCGGTGGTGTCTGGTTTACGGCGAGCACCGTTCAAGCTCTCGGGAAGTTAATCATGTACGAAGCTATTCCAGTTGAAATTGATTTCCTAAACGATGGACTAAACTGGCTCATGCTGCAAAGCGGCGAGGATGGCAGTTTCAATGAAAGCTGTCCGATCGCACATCCCCACATACAGCGTACCGGAGGAAAGGAGCTATCACTTGCGAGTAGCGTTATGTTTGCATTTGTTGGAAAGGAGCTCTCAAGGGAGTATAAACAATTCATCAACAAAACGATCTCCCTACTACTAGTCGCTCCTATTAATGATGTCTACTTATTGGCAAAAACGACCTATCTACTTACACTCATAAACCACCCAGACAGTGCAAGAATGCTTGCGAAGCTTAACTCGCTGGCTATTGTGGATGGAAAGTATCGCTACTGGAGTGTCTCGGGAGGCGATCCTCGATCGTCTCCGGAAAAGCGCGACCAAGAAGCAACTGCTTATGCGCTTCTTACTAACATCAAACGAAACGCTATCAATCACGAAGAAATGATACGCATTGCCCAATGGCTTCAAAAGCACACATTCGCCGGTGATCGCTCTGTAGCTTCGTTGGAGAGGATCGTCGCATTGGAAGCACTCGGAGCGTTGGCACACAAAATCCCAACCACCATGCCCAACATGTATATCGAGGCAGGAGGGCACAAGTTTGAGATTGATGCAACCAACAGGGAGCTATTGCAAACTGTACAGCTTCCCCAGGGCACAACCGGTGTGCGTGTATCGGCGAGAGGTACGGGTTTGGTGTTGATGAAGCTGTCCGTTCGGTATAGTTTGGCGAGTAAAAATGCAACAAGAACCGAACCGAGTAACGCATCAAATAGTGAGAAGATTGGGGTGAACATTAAGAAGAGACAGGTTGAAAATCATAAGCTAGCGTTATACCTATGCGTTAGTCTGCTTAAGCCACTCCTGTTTTACGAGCCAGAACTTTGGAAGGTCGAAGTGGATCTCCCCACTGGGTACGAGATAGAAGGACAGGAGGAGAATTACCATAATAGTACTGAG AGTGCTATTGTGCTGGAAAATAAATCGCACCTAGAACTTGTCTGGAACGTTAGGCAGGTGTCGCAAGTTTGCTATCCAATTGTAGCAATAGCTCGTTGGAGCTTCGTCGATATTGTAACAGGATTGCTTTATTTGACTTCGTTTGATACAAAAG aTACTGTAGCTGTCTACGCCTTCTAA